A single window of Drosophila suzukii chromosome 3, CBGP_Dsuzu_IsoJpt1.0, whole genome shotgun sequence DNA harbors:
- the Rnf146 gene encoding uncharacterized protein Rnf146 isoform X1 has product MSQQRATEQNAASSNNNGDVITVDDDDEDEDVQFVGIVRPSTTIIDLCLSPSTSAAAAAARSGNGSADDPGTGSGSGAAAATSAPNSPASSAGDAAKAIDVDAATAISSGDSPSTAAAALECPICLQTCIHPARLPCGHIFCFLCVKGVAYKNRRCAMCRREIPAEFLDHPQLVNGIEDICTTRATEDGYQWYYEGRNGGWWAYDSRTNEDIEIAYADYEKSKRETETEAATNPIVNADPPTVSENDTTDEGDDMLHPFRDRDRNTQVPETRPVPNVVTNPIVNADPPTSFENNTIDGDDNTLHPHVYRHLSLDVLRSVNYDDNSANFENHTIDEDDNMLHVLNVNTYRSLYFEADSSHSSFYESEDDEMNSVGWLSSESDDLNDTEPHPGRLLIQICGVMYAIDFMQMKQYPHSSPEKRRNILRCKITDALPDRTKGVAGLSKHQKHN; this is encoded by the exons ATGTCGCAACAACGCGCCACGGAGCAAAATGcagccagcagcaacaacaacggcgATGTGATTACGGtggacgacgacgacgaggatGAGGATGTGCAGTTCGTGGGAATTGTGCGACCCAGCACCACCATCATCGATCTCTGCTTGTCACCCTCCACTTCCGCGGCAGCGGCTGCTGCCCGTTCCGGAAACGGAAGTGCAGATGATCCGGGAACAGGATCCGGATCAGGAGCTGCCGCAGCGACTTCCGCTCCCAACTCCCCTGCTTCATCAGCCGGAGATGCGGCGAAAGCCATCGACGTAGATGCAG CTACAGCAATAAGTAGCGGGGATTCCCCTTCCACAGCGGCTGCTGCCTTGGAGTGTCCAATCTGCCTGCAAACCTGCATCCATCCAGCTCGTCTCCCCTGCGGCCACATCTTTTGCTTCTTGTGCGTTAAG GGCGTTGCTTACAAAAACCGACGATGTGCTATGTGCCGCCGCGAAATTCCCGCCGAGTTCCTGGACCATCCCCAGCTTGTGAATGGCATTGAGGACATCTGCACTACTCGTGCGACCGAAGATGGCTACCAGTGGTATTACGAGGGCAGAAATG GGGGCTGGTGGGCCTACGATTCTCGGACCAATGAAGACATCGAGATCGCGTATGCGGACTATGAAAAATCCAAGAGGGAAACTGAAACAGAGGCTGCCACCAACCCAATCGTCAATGCAGACCCTCCAACCGTGTCCGAAAACGATACTACTGATGAGGGTGACGATATGTTACATCCATTTCGTGATCGGGATCGGAACACACAAGTTCCTGAGACTCGTCCAGTTCCAAACGTTGTCACTAATCCAATAGTCAATGCAGACCCTCCAACTTCTTTCGAAAACAATACAATTGATGGAGATGATAACACATTGCATCCACACGTTTATCGACATTTAAGTCTTGACGTTCTAAGATCAGTTAATTACGATGACAATTCAGCCAATTTCGAAAACCATACCATTGATGAAGATGATAACATGTTGCATGTTTTAAATGTCAACACTTATAGATCACTTTATTTCGAAGCCGATAGTTCGCATTCTTCCTTTTACGAAAGTGAAGATGATGAGATGAATTCAGTGGGTTGGCTAAGCTCAGAATCCGATGATCTGAACGACACCGAACCACATCCAGGCAGGCTGTTAATACAGATCTGCGGGGTTATGTACGCTATCGACTTTATGCAGATGAAGCAATATCCCCACTCGAGTCCCGAAAAGCGTCGCAATATTTTACGATGCAAGATCACAGATGCCCTCCCAGACCGAACTAAAGGTGTCGCCGGGCTCAGCAAGCACCAAAAACACAATTAA